The Octadecabacter arcticus 238 genome contains a region encoding:
- a CDS encoding tripartite tricarboxylate transporter TctB family protein — translation MSRFIVPFGLIVFCVLTYWQTTQFDRVPPILLRGMQPADFPQLVLFLIVSLSAVLLYQAWHSNPPEPEVGAEPDDITPTMSPNVWKTMGLFIVFAVVAPVDLFLGLGVFGLCLTVLWGERRIWTLMLVAVIAPLLIFLLFDQVFEIRFPRGLLTNLWYG, via the coding sequence ATGAGCAGATTTATAGTCCCTTTTGGGCTGATCGTATTCTGCGTGCTTACGTATTGGCAGACCACTCAGTTCGATCGGGTGCCACCTATCCTTCTTCGTGGGATGCAGCCTGCCGATTTTCCGCAGTTGGTACTATTTCTGATTGTGTCACTTAGTGCCGTGTTGCTGTATCAGGCTTGGCATTCTAATCCGCCAGAGCCAGAAGTGGGCGCTGAGCCCGACGATATCACGCCCACCATGTCGCCGAATGTCTGGAAGACGATGGGACTATTTATCGTCTTCGCTGTCGTCGCGCCCGTTGATTTATTTCTAGGGCTTGGTGTGTTTGGGTTATGCTTGACGGTCCTTTGGGGAGAGCGCCGCATCTGGACGCTTATGCTGGTCGCGGTCATCGCGCCGCTCCTCATATTTTTACTTTTTGACCAGGTTTTCGAGATCCGCTTCCCTCGTGGCCTCTTAACCAACCTTTGGTACGGATAG